Within the Enterococcus hirae ATCC 9790 genome, the region AAATATTATAAAAATAGTCTTATCAGCTAGTATCCCAATATTAATTGATCAGGCTTCCGAACACAGGTCTTTACTATTGATTGTTTCAATTGCTTCAGCAATAATTACAATTATACAAAGTGGGATGTCTGCATTTAATTATCAAGATAAAGTACAGACTTCGACAGAGTTATTAATGAAAATTGAAAAAGAAAAGTTGTTATATATAACGAAAACATCCCCATATAATAAAACAGATGAAGAAAATTTCCATTTAATCGTTACAACCCTTCAAACTGAATTAATTGATATTATCTCTGATTTTAATCAAGTTAATAACTAAAAATTTATTTAATTAGAAAGTAGTGCAGATAATACTAATTGTACAATTAAGAAAAGAGATAAGACTTTACATTCCTAAAAAATGTAAAGTCTTATCTCTTTTCTTAATGCTATAAATTCATAATAACATTATGGACAATAAATTTAAAATTTATTCAGACTGTAGACAAACTCCTAAATTTAGAGTGTTGTTTGCAGTCTGACGACTCAAAAATGAGTCGTATAAATCAATTATAGTAATAAGTCATTGATTTCTTTAAATTCTTTATCAAGTTCTTTTTC harbors:
- a CDS encoding DUF4231 domain-containing protein; this translates as MIGEKMMDQKTFIESIDSTIDRLKKEIRFYNRVIGIGNIIKIVLSASIPILIDQASEHRSLLLIVSIASAIITIIQSGMSAFNYQDKVQTSTELLMKIEKEKLLYITKTSPYNKTDEENFHLIVTTLQTELIDIISDFNQVNN